A region of Rhodoligotrophos appendicifer DNA encodes the following proteins:
- the putA gene encoding bifunctional proline dehydrogenase/L-glutamate gamma-semialdehyde dehydrogenase PutA, with product MTTLAPEKATARSAASRHSIAERLLADETPLVRSLMEAARLDDHQRREVETLARRLVNAVRAGRRQGGGVDAFMQEYSLSSDEGIVLMCLAEALLRIPDAATQDKLIADKVGGRQWHEHIGQSDSLFVNASTWGLMLTGHVIGFRKEGSADMLGIARRLVARSGEPVIRQALRQAMRIMGKQFVLGRTIKEALEVAAPQEKIGYRFSFDMLGEAAMTAVDADRYLAAYVNALETVARHAGALTPDQKVYERPSISVKLSAIHPRYEPKQETRVLAELLPRILKLCERARDLDLGITIDAEEAFRLDLSLALFERLSAAPSLARWDGLGLAVQAYGKRAYPALEWLAQLGERTNRRIPIRLVKGAYWDTEIKRAQEAGLEGYPVFTRKANTDVSYLACARFMLSQKRSIYPQFATHNAHTVAAITVMGQLDADFEFQRLHGMGQALYDEVVGGNKLNRPCRIYAPVGTHEDLLAYLVRRLLENGANTSFVHRLANDEAPIREIIADPVEDIGRHVSIPHSHIPLPRDIFKPRKNSQGFPLWDDETREQFLKRMAEAAAEPTHAAPLIDGTAVSGAARNVTSPQDRRRVVGTVVEADAAAVERALSLSAKVRRDWDDLGGYQRAAILERAADQYEAQVHRLVGLMTQEAGKTIDNALADHREAVDFLRFYASEARAKFSTGMTLPGPTGERNEMWLYGRGTFACISPWNFPLAIFTGQIAAALAAGNTVIAKPAEQTPLVAFEAVRLMHHAGVPGSVLHLLPGGGAAVGGRLIADSRIDGVAFTGSNETAALINRALAARSGAIVPLIAETGGMNAMIVDSTALPEQAVRDVVMSAFDSAGQRCSAARLLFVQRDIADRLLPMLKGAMEELRIGDPADYATDVGPVIDEDAANVLIAHKQRMSREARTLIDLPLPAETRHGTFVSPAAYEIDSMAMLEREVFGPILHVVRYDGDKLSEVCDAVNGSGYGLTLGLHTRIETTAEEVRKRVRVGNVYVNRNQIGAVVGSQPFGGEGLSGTGPKAGGPHYLYRFATERVVSTDTTASGGNTSLFSMVSEDE from the coding sequence ATGACGACGTTAGCACCTGAGAAGGCCACCGCGCGGAGTGCCGCTTCCCGCCATTCAATTGCGGAGCGTCTTCTAGCTGATGAAACCCCGTTGGTGCGCAGCTTGATGGAGGCGGCGCGCCTGGATGACCACCAGCGGCGCGAAGTCGAGACGCTGGCACGAAGGCTGGTGAACGCCGTACGGGCGGGCCGTCGCCAGGGCGGGGGCGTCGACGCCTTCATGCAGGAATATTCCCTTTCCAGCGATGAGGGGATCGTTCTGATGTGCTTGGCCGAGGCTTTGCTGCGGATTCCGGATGCCGCGACACAGGACAAGCTCATTGCCGATAAGGTGGGTGGACGCCAATGGCACGAACATATCGGACAGTCCGATAGCCTGTTCGTGAATGCCTCCACATGGGGTCTGATGCTCACGGGCCATGTGATCGGCTTCCGAAAGGAAGGCTCAGCGGACATGCTCGGGATCGCGCGGAGGCTTGTTGCACGGTCTGGTGAGCCCGTAATCCGCCAGGCTCTTCGCCAGGCAATGCGTATCATGGGCAAACAGTTTGTGCTCGGTCGAACCATCAAGGAAGCGTTGGAGGTAGCAGCGCCACAGGAGAAGATTGGCTACCGCTTCTCCTTCGACATGTTGGGCGAAGCAGCGATGACGGCGGTCGACGCGGATCGCTATCTCGCCGCCTATGTCAACGCGCTGGAGACGGTCGCAAGACATGCAGGCGCGTTGACGCCCGACCAGAAGGTCTATGAGCGGCCTTCCATATCAGTGAAACTCTCGGCCATTCATCCGCGCTACGAGCCGAAACAAGAGACGCGGGTGTTGGCGGAACTCCTGCCACGGATCTTGAAGCTTTGCGAACGGGCTCGCGACTTGGATCTCGGGATCACGATCGATGCGGAGGAGGCCTTCAGACTGGATCTGTCCTTGGCCCTTTTCGAACGCCTGTCTGCGGCGCCAAGTCTGGCGCGCTGGGATGGTTTAGGCTTGGCAGTTCAAGCCTACGGAAAACGCGCCTATCCCGCCTTGGAGTGGCTCGCTCAGCTTGGCGAACGCACCAACAGACGTATTCCCATTCGCTTGGTAAAGGGCGCCTATTGGGACACGGAGATCAAACGGGCCCAGGAAGCCGGTCTCGAAGGATATCCGGTATTCACACGTAAAGCGAACACGGATGTGTCCTATCTTGCCTGTGCACGGTTCATGCTCTCGCAGAAGCGTTCGATTTATCCCCAGTTCGCCACGCATAATGCTCACACGGTGGCAGCGATCACGGTGATGGGCCAGTTGGACGCTGATTTCGAGTTCCAGCGTCTCCACGGCATGGGACAGGCGCTTTACGATGAGGTCGTTGGGGGCAACAAGCTTAATCGCCCCTGTCGCATCTATGCCCCCGTGGGGACACATGAAGATCTGCTCGCCTACCTGGTGCGCCGTCTTCTTGAGAATGGCGCGAACACCTCATTTGTGCACCGTCTGGCCAATGACGAAGCCCCGATACGCGAAATCATCGCAGATCCGGTGGAAGATATTGGCCGCCATGTTTCGATTCCCCACAGCCATATTCCTTTGCCGCGGGATATCTTCAAACCGCGCAAGAATTCACAAGGCTTCCCCCTCTGGGACGATGAAACCCGCGAGCAGTTCCTCAAGAGGATGGCCGAAGCAGCCGCTGAGCCCACCCACGCAGCTCCTTTGATCGACGGGACGGCGGTCTCGGGAGCCGCGCGGAACGTAACATCACCGCAAGATCGTCGGCGGGTTGTTGGAACGGTTGTGGAAGCTGACGCCGCAGCAGTCGAACGCGCATTGTCATTGTCCGCGAAGGTCCGGCGCGACTGGGATGATCTCGGCGGCTACCAAAGGGCCGCGATCCTGGAACGGGCTGCCGACCAATATGAAGCTCAGGTGCATAGACTTGTCGGTCTGATGACACAGGAGGCTGGAAAGACGATCGACAACGCGCTTGCCGATCACCGAGAAGCTGTCGACTTTCTACGTTTCTATGCAAGCGAGGCGCGGGCGAAATTTTCAACCGGCATGACATTGCCGGGTCCGACGGGTGAAAGGAACGAGATGTGGCTTTATGGCCGCGGGACCTTCGCCTGCATAAGCCCGTGGAATTTCCCTCTTGCGATCTTCACTGGGCAGATCGCCGCTGCACTGGCGGCGGGCAACACGGTGATTGCCAAGCCGGCAGAGCAGACGCCCTTGGTTGCCTTCGAGGCCGTTCGCCTGATGCATCATGCCGGTGTCCCCGGCAGTGTTCTCCATCTCCTGCCGGGCGGAGGGGCAGCAGTAGGCGGGCGCCTGATTGCCGACAGCAGAATTGATGGCGTTGCCTTCACGGGATCTAACGAGACCGCCGCCCTGATCAATCGAGCGCTCGCGGCGAGGTCCGGTGCGATTGTTCCGCTGATCGCCGAGACGGGGGGCATGAACGCCATGATCGTGGATTCGACGGCCTTGCCGGAACAGGCGGTGCGTGATGTCGTCATGTCCGCCTTTGATAGCGCTGGACAACGGTGCTCCGCAGCACGGCTGCTTTTCGTGCAGCGGGATATCGCTGATCGGCTTTTGCCGATGCTTAAGGGCGCCATGGAAGAACTCCGCATCGGTGATCCCGCAGACTATGCGACGGATGTGGGACCCGTCATCGACGAGGACGCAGCGAATGTCCTTATAGCCCACAAGCAGCGCATGAGCCGAGAGGCTCGCACTCTCATCGACCTTCCCCTGCCAGCCGAGACGCGTCATGGGACATTCGTCTCCCCTGCAGCCTATGAGATTGACTCGATGGCCATGTTGGAGCGGGAGGTATTCGGCCCGATTCTCCATGTTGTCCGCTACGATGGAGACAAGCTTTCGGAAGTCTGCGACGCCGTGAACGGCTCGGGCTATGGATTGACGCTTGGTCTTCACACGCGCATTGAAACGACCGCCGAAGAGGTTCGCAAACGGGTGAGAGTGGGCAATGTCTACGTCAACCGGAATCAGATCGGCGCCGTCGTTGGCTCCCAGCCTTTTGGAGGGGAGGGCCTCTCCGGAACCGGTCCCAAGGCTGGAGGCCCGCACTATCTCTACCGCTTCGCCACGGAACGCGTTGTATCAACGGATACAACCGCATCCGGCGGGAATACGAGCCTATTCTCTATGGTGAGTGAAGATGAATAG
- the moaD gene encoding molybdopterin converting factor subunit 1 — translation MKILYFAWVRERVGTAQEELNLPTEIKTVADVIDWLTKKDETYAYAFGDLRVVRAAVDQVLVPLDASIDGAREIAFFPPVTGG, via the coding sequence ATGAAAATCCTTTATTTCGCGTGGGTCCGCGAGCGTGTCGGAACTGCACAGGAAGAACTCAATCTGCCCACCGAGATCAAAACCGTTGCAGATGTGATTGATTGGCTGACAAAAAAGGACGAAACTTACGCATACGCGTTCGGGGACTTGCGCGTCGTCAGAGCAGCTGTGGATCAGGTCCTGGTTCCGCTCGATGCTTCCATCGACGGGGCGCGAGAAATAGCGTTTTTTCCGCCGGTGACCGGCGGCTAG
- the panC gene encoding pantoate--beta-alanine ligase, which yields MQMVEVVRSISALRGRTREWHRKGETVALVPTMGALHAGHLSLIAKARELADHVAVTIFVNPTQFSATEDFGSYPRGEAADLAAVAKTQAELVYAPDQREMYPPRFATTITVGGPAVQGLEDHVRPHFFGGVATVVAKLLSQSQCDVAVFGEKDYQQLLVIRQMASDLDIPCRVVGAETLREADGLAMSSRNAYLSAAERKLASQLYQQLQATAADISTGAVLASLEAGKKSLQAAGFEVDYLELRDAETLATDPSPEIPRRLLVAARLGKTRLIDNIAV from the coding sequence ATGCAAATGGTTGAGGTCGTGCGCAGCATTTCAGCGCTTAGAGGTAGAACGCGCGAATGGCACCGAAAGGGCGAAACAGTGGCTCTTGTGCCAACCATGGGAGCGCTACATGCAGGGCACCTTTCGCTGATCGCGAAGGCACGCGAACTGGCGGATCACGTTGCAGTAACCATCTTTGTAAACCCTACGCAGTTCTCAGCCACGGAAGACTTCGGCTCCTACCCTCGCGGTGAAGCTGCGGATCTCGCAGCGGTCGCTAAGACACAGGCAGAACTTGTTTATGCCCCCGATCAACGGGAAATGTACCCACCCCGGTTCGCCACAACCATCACCGTTGGAGGACCGGCTGTGCAGGGTTTGGAAGATCACGTCCGCCCGCATTTCTTCGGGGGCGTGGCCACAGTTGTCGCCAAGCTCCTGAGCCAATCTCAATGCGATGTCGCGGTGTTCGGAGAGAAGGATTACCAGCAACTTTTAGTAATCCGGCAGATGGCGTCCGACCTCGACATTCCCTGTCGCGTTGTCGGGGCAGAAACATTGCGTGAGGCTGATGGTCTCGCCATGTCCTCACGCAATGCTTATTTGAGCGCAGCAGAACGAAAGCTGGCGTCCCAGCTCTATCAACAGCTTCAGGCCACCGCCGCTGACATCTCTACAGGCGCGGTTCTCGCGAGCCTGGAGGCTGGAAAGAAGTCACTTCAGGCGGCGGGATTTGAGGTGGACTATCTGGAACTTCGCGACGCGGAAACGTTGGCTACGGATCCTTCTCCCGAGATCCCCCGGCGCCTGCTCGTCGCAGCCCGTCTAGGGAAGACCCGGCTTATCGACAACATCGCCGTGTAG
- a CDS encoding flavin reductase family protein, translating to MFYDALTNEHGLPHDPFKALVVPRPIGWISSLASDGSVNLAPYSFFNAMASNPHYVLFGSGGYKHSVANIEATGEFVCNLATWDLRKEMNMTSAPVKEGVDEMRLAGLTPAPSTMVKPPRVKESPAALECVYTQTVRLPGHEGKDGDMIVIGKVVGIYIDDAFIRDGLVDTAAMQPIARCGYMDYAVISELFAMRRPTEAEALAAADA from the coding sequence TTGTTTTACGACGCACTGACCAATGAACATGGACTTCCTCACGATCCCTTCAAAGCGTTGGTCGTTCCGAGACCGATCGGTTGGATCTCTAGCCTGGCATCTGATGGGTCCGTCAATTTGGCGCCGTACAGTTTCTTCAACGCCATGGCTAGCAACCCTCATTATGTGTTGTTTGGCTCCGGCGGCTATAAGCATTCCGTTGCGAATATCGAGGCCACGGGGGAGTTCGTGTGCAATCTCGCGACCTGGGATCTGCGCAAGGAAATGAATATGACATCGGCACCTGTGAAGGAGGGGGTGGATGAGATGCGTCTTGCTGGCCTGACGCCCGCTCCCTCCACAATGGTCAAGCCGCCGCGCGTGAAGGAGTCACCGGCGGCCCTCGAATGCGTTTACACCCAGACAGTTCGGCTGCCGGGCCATGAGGGAAAGGATGGCGACATGATCGTCATCGGTAAGGTCGTCGGCATCTACATCGATGATGCCTTCATTCGCGACGGACTTGTGGATACTGCCGCAATGCAACCCATCGCCCGCTGCGGCTACATGGACTATGCCGTCATATCTGAGCTGTTTGCCATGCGCCGGCCGACCGAGGCAGAGGCTCTCGCGGCCGCGGATGCCTGA
- a CDS encoding HAD family hydrolase, with translation MPFRGILFDKDGTLINFQASWGPAVKSLALRFAEGDEETALSLMIAAGFDPLTENYRPGSVIAAGTSVELADLWRPGLSAAARQSTIERIDDHFARAAGIGAVPICELAPVLSALKSQGYILGVATNDATHSAEICIAGLGVRDWFLSIHGWDSVPNPKPAPDMVHAFCRVAGLIPEEVVVVGDNRHDLLMAAAADVGLKVGVLSGSSDQSHLHDLADLLISDISQLQAALENHGRLAG, from the coding sequence ATGCCGTTCAGAGGAATACTTTTTGACAAGGACGGTACCCTTATCAATTTTCAGGCGAGTTGGGGTCCCGCGGTAAAGTCTCTAGCATTGCGCTTTGCCGAGGGAGATGAAGAAACGGCCCTGAGCTTGATGATCGCCGCCGGGTTCGATCCTTTGACGGAAAATTATCGACCAGGGTCGGTCATTGCTGCCGGCACGTCAGTAGAGTTGGCAGACCTGTGGCGGCCCGGTCTATCAGCCGCTGCGAGGCAGAGCACAATCGAGAGGATTGATGACCACTTCGCTAGAGCGGCCGGCATTGGAGCTGTACCTATTTGCGAGCTCGCACCTGTTCTTTCAGCCCTGAAGTCGCAGGGCTATATCTTGGGTGTGGCAACAAATGATGCCACCCACTCCGCTGAGATCTGCATAGCAGGGCTCGGGGTTCGTGACTGGTTTCTTTCAATCCATGGCTGGGATAGTGTGCCCAATCCGAAGCCGGCCCCGGACATGGTGCATGCATTCTGCCGCGTGGCTGGTTTGATCCCGGAGGAGGTCGTAGTGGTGGGGGATAACCGTCACGATCTTCTGATGGCTGCAGCAGCGGATGTGGGACTGAAAGTGGGAGTGCTTTCTGGAAGTTCCGACCAGTCCCATTTGCACGACCTTGCTGACCTCCTGATTAGCGACATTTCTCAATTGCAGGCTGCCCTCGAAAACCATGGGCGTTTGGCCGGCTGA
- a CDS encoding outer membrane protein — protein MSSAVWSGLSVGILGGYGIGDGAMSLKTNAKTKERETLSIDPKGGMVGGLIGLHGQAGQWVFGVELDGAYSMLSAKAKSDSFLPQEGKDLLKDSGLSSEAIQFESKVDSLFTGRARVGYAFQNFMLYGTCGLGLAHTRFSGSSKIGGTKVTQSASGYGLTPVAGAGAEYRISDSVSLRAEYLYAFPFDVTFQSNAKHPGAAGNKSRSDASLDGTHLIRVGVSYHLPIF, from the coding sequence ATGTCTTCCGCAGTTTGGAGTGGTCTAAGCGTTGGAATCCTCGGCGGCTACGGCATTGGCGATGGAGCCATGAGTCTAAAGACAAACGCCAAAACCAAGGAAAGGGAGACCCTTTCGATCGATCCAAAGGGTGGCATGGTCGGAGGCCTCATCGGCTTGCATGGTCAGGCTGGTCAGTGGGTCTTCGGAGTAGAGCTTGATGGAGCCTACAGCATGTTGTCCGCCAAGGCTAAGTCGGACAGTTTTTTGCCACAAGAAGGTAAAGACCTCCTGAAGGATTCAGGTCTGTCGAGCGAAGCCATCCAGTTCGAGAGCAAAGTCGACAGTCTATTCACGGGCCGGGCACGTGTAGGATATGCATTCCAGAATTTTATGCTCTACGGGACATGTGGGCTTGGACTGGCGCACACAAGATTCTCAGGAAGTAGCAAAATTGGGGGGACGAAAGTCACCCAGTCCGCGTCCGGATACGGACTTACACCGGTGGCGGGCGCCGGCGCCGAGTATAGAATCTCAGATAGTGTAAGTCTTCGCGCTGAATATCTATACGCGTTCCCATTCGACGTGACATTTCAGTCGAATGCTAAGCATCCTGGGGCCGCGGGAAATAAAAGCAGATCGGACGCCAGCCTGGACGGCACGCATCTGATTCGCGTGGGCGTCTCCTATCATCTCCCGATCTTCTGA
- a CDS encoding nitroreductase family protein, translating into MSVSDSETSAPPRMNDTTNTMSLLLTRRSQSISKLTSVGPNEDELQLVLRAAARVPDHGKLTPWRFILFRGDKRSKFGEFLEARLRESRPDAGDLLFERARTIFSATPIVIGVVSRTVPHAKIPEWEQHLSAGAACMNIVLAATALGFGAQWITGWYAYDQKVASHLGLTDHERIAGFIFIGGLAEQPTDRDRPQLAAVVTDYGT; encoded by the coding sequence ATGTCTGTATCTGATAGTGAGACCAGCGCGCCGCCGCGGATGAACGACACCACGAACACGATGAGCCTCCTCCTCACGAGGCGCTCGCAGTCGATTTCGAAGTTGACCTCCGTGGGCCCCAATGAAGACGAGCTTCAGCTTGTACTTCGTGCAGCCGCAAGGGTGCCGGACCATGGCAAGCTCACGCCATGGCGCTTCATTCTTTTCAGAGGTGATAAACGCTCCAAATTTGGTGAGTTCTTGGAAGCTCGGCTGCGCGAATCTCGACCGGATGCCGGTGACCTCCTTTTTGAGCGGGCTCGAACGATTTTTAGCGCGACTCCTATCGTGATTGGCGTCGTTTCGCGGACAGTTCCACATGCGAAGATCCCGGAATGGGAGCAGCATCTTTCGGCGGGTGCCGCCTGCATGAACATTGTCCTGGCAGCCACGGCCCTCGGTTTTGGAGCGCAGTGGATCACAGGCTGGTACGCTTATGACCAGAAGGTTGCTTCACATCTTGGACTGACGGATCATGAGAGGATCGCAGGCTTCATCTTCATAGGCGGGCTTGCCGAGCAACCCACGGATCGTGATCGCCCGCAACTGGCCGCAGTCGTCACAGATTATGGGACGTGA
- a CDS encoding mechanosensitive ion channel domain-containing protein → MMEMPVELMDRRLAEISQHVEAVIAAIPRLPQEGTRAEGLIERDFGGYSVPQAILFFALFIMVGIAAEWLYRSAMWRPKLWLATFPIQRIADRLIGILATFGYGFGAWIAFLVGSHAVFLALPLPPLMRQFLLGYLIVASCVRGAMILLDCLLVPSGDETPLAKFRVTPISPEAARFWRNRLALAVGWFLFGWVTVHLLALLEFSLDARRAIAYALGLGLLAIAIEVIWKRPKPAAGSASSRRIRPRALQWLWTFYAVVLWGLWIAGMMPLLWFLLVATILPMAISISRRATAHVMRPPESSPVETSSFSVATACAERSIQAGLILSAILIIAWAWDVDLIAMTSGETMTMRLIRGALNAVLVLLAADFLWHIVGTVIDVKLDENKPPPHASDEEIGRSARLRTLLPILRNILLVTFIIVAVLMALSALGLEIGPLIAGAGVLGVAVGFGAQTVVKDIISGMFYLFDDAFRVGDYIQSGSHKGTVESFSLRSVRLRHQRGPIYTVPFGELGAVENMSRDWVIDKSVINVTYDTDLEQVRKIIKDIGRQLKENPEFAPKIIDTLKMQGVQEFGDYAIQIRMKLTTKPGEQFVIRRRAFAMIKMAFEEKGIRFATPTVQVAEGKHSVAAAAQQSLSIERAAADPA, encoded by the coding sequence ATGATGGAGATGCCCGTCGAACTGATGGATCGGCGACTTGCCGAAATCAGCCAGCATGTCGAGGCGGTCATCGCAGCAATTCCCCGCCTGCCGCAGGAGGGGACCAGGGCCGAGGGTTTGATTGAGCGGGATTTTGGCGGGTATAGCGTCCCCCAGGCAATTCTCTTCTTCGCGCTTTTCATCATGGTCGGTATCGCAGCCGAGTGGCTCTACCGCTCAGCAATGTGGCGACCCAAACTTTGGCTGGCGACGTTTCCCATCCAAAGGATCGCGGACCGCCTCATCGGCATCCTCGCCACTTTTGGTTATGGTTTCGGTGCCTGGATCGCATTTTTGGTAGGATCTCACGCGGTGTTCTTGGCGCTGCCTTTGCCTCCCCTGATGCGGCAGTTCCTGCTCGGTTACCTGATTGTCGCGAGTTGCGTCAGAGGCGCCATGATCTTGCTCGACTGCCTCCTGGTGCCCTCCGGCGACGAAACACCTTTAGCGAAGTTTCGCGTAACGCCCATCTCGCCGGAAGCGGCCCGCTTCTGGCGCAACCGCTTGGCCTTGGCGGTCGGCTGGTTTCTTTTTGGCTGGGTGACGGTGCATCTTTTGGCGCTCCTGGAATTCTCTCTCGATGCGCGTCGCGCAATCGCCTATGCCCTTGGATTAGGGCTCCTTGCGATCGCCATCGAAGTAATTTGGAAGCGGCCGAAACCCGCAGCAGGAAGTGCTTCAAGTCGGCGCATTCGCCCTCGCGCCTTGCAGTGGCTCTGGACTTTTTATGCGGTGGTGCTGTGGGGGCTCTGGATCGCAGGCATGATGCCGCTATTGTGGTTTCTTCTGGTCGCTACAATCCTGCCAATGGCGATTTCGATATCACGCCGCGCAACGGCGCATGTCATGCGCCCCCCAGAATCAAGTCCTGTCGAGACGAGTTCGTTTAGCGTTGCAACGGCCTGCGCCGAGCGAAGCATTCAAGCGGGTCTCATTCTTTCAGCGATCCTCATCATTGCTTGGGCTTGGGATGTCGATCTCATCGCCATGACCTCGGGTGAAACGATGACGATGCGCCTGATCCGCGGTGCGTTGAACGCCGTACTCGTCCTGCTTGCTGCCGACTTCCTTTGGCACATCGTGGGGACGGTTATCGACGTGAAGCTTGATGAAAACAAGCCACCACCCCATGCCAGCGACGAGGAGATTGGCCGCAGCGCGCGCCTCCGCACCTTGCTTCCAATTCTACGCAATATCCTGCTGGTGACGTTCATCATCGTCGCGGTGCTGATGGCCCTTTCGGCGCTCGGGCTCGAGATTGGCCCGTTAATCGCAGGAGCGGGCGTGCTGGGTGTTGCCGTGGGCTTCGGTGCCCAGACGGTGGTGAAGGATATTATCTCGGGGATGTTCTACCTGTTCGATGACGCTTTCCGAGTCGGCGACTACATCCAGAGTGGCTCGCATAAGGGAACAGTTGAGTCCTTCAGCCTGCGATCCGTGCGCCTGCGGCACCAGCGTGGGCCGATCTACACGGTTCCCTTCGGAGAACTTGGCGCGGTGGAGAACATGAGCCGGGATTGGGTGATCGACAAAAGCGTGATCAACGTCACCTATGACACGGACCTGGAACAGGTCCGTAAGATTATCAAGGATATCGGTCGGCAGCTGAAAGAGAATCCGGAGTTTGCTCCCAAGATCATTGACACGCTGAAGATGCAGGGGGTGCAGGAGTTTGGGGATTATGCGATTCAAATTCGCATGAAATTAACCACGAAGCCTGGCGAGCAGTTCGTCATCCGCCGCCGGGCCTTTGCAATGATAAAAATGGCTTTCGAGGAAAAGGGGATCAGGTTTGCGACACCAACGGTCCAGGTGGCGGAGGGGAAGCATTCTGTAGCCGCCGCGGCTCAGCAGTCCCTCTCGATTGAGAGGGCTGCTGCGGATCCGGCGTGA